From the Cucurbita pepo subsp. pepo cultivar mu-cu-16 chromosome LG05, ASM280686v2, whole genome shotgun sequence genome, one window contains:
- the LOC111794914 gene encoding formimidoyltransferase-cyclodeaminase-like isoform X2, with amino-acid sequence MSKLALACCKVYISESRNKAALESIEQAAKLVPEAPIINKFTNEVYNRVGYTLVSKLPSKPSIKPCSLRSAVLNMVKAAFSAIDLDSHCGSHPRLGVVDHTCLYPLAFASLHDAAAIAKSLAADVGCGLQVPTFLYGAAHEEGRKLATIRRELGYFKPNSDGLWAGGMKSDSLPLKPDEGPAEASKAKGIVVIGATEWVDNYNIPIFSTDIAAVRNIAKQVSERGGGLPSVQAMALALDEGVIEVACNLQQPSKVGGKMVQQEVERLAESEGLGVGKGYFTSPSQEAMIEREIWTIYESKCEA; translated from the exons ATGTCAAAATTGGCTCTTGCTTGCTGCAAGGTTTACATATCTGAAAGCAGAAACAAGGCTGCGCTGGAGTCCATTGAACAAGCTGCCAAGCTCGTCCCTGAAGCACCCATTATCAACAAGTTCACGAATGAGGTTTACAATAGAGTTGGGTATACCCTTGTTTCCAAGCTCCCATCAAAGCCATCTATAAAGCCATGTTCTCTGAGAAGTGCAGTCCTGAACATGGTTAAGGCTGCATTTTCGGCAATCGACTTGGACTCGCATTGTGGCAGCCACCCACGACTCGGAGTTGTAGATCATACATGCTTATATCCTTTGGCCTTTGCTTCCTTGCACGATGCAGCTGCAATTGCAAAATCTTTGGCTGCTGATGTTGGATGTGGTCTGCAAG TCCCAACATTTCTATATGGAGCGGCTCATGAAGAGGGAAGGAAGCTAGCAACGATCCGAAGAGAGCTGGGTTATTTCAAGCCAAATTCTGATGGCTTATGGGCTGGAGGGATGAAATCAGATTCATTGCCACTAAAGCCAGATGAGGGTCCAGCTGAAGCAAGTAAAGCAAAAGGCATCGTCGTGATAGGAGCAACAGAGTGGGTTGATAACTACAACATCCCGATCTTCTCTACCGATATCGCCGCTGTTCGTAACATTGCAAAACAAGTCAGTGAGAGAGGAGGTGGGCTTCCTTCAGTTCAAGCAATGGCCCTTGCTCTTGATGAAGGTGTGATTGAGGTGGCTTGTAATTTGCAACAACCAAGTAAAGTGGGAGGAAAAATGGTTCAGCAGGAGGTTGAACGGCTTGCAGAAAGTGAGGGATTAGGTGTGGGGAAAGGTTACTTCACAAGCCCCTCGCAAGAGGCTATGATAGAAAG aGAAATATGGACAATCTATGAATCTAAATGTGAAGCATAA
- the LOC111794914 gene encoding formimidoyltransferase-cyclodeaminase-like isoform X1 yields MSKLALACCKVYISESRNKAALESIEQAAKLVPEAPIINKFTNEVYNRVGYTLVSKLPSKPSIKPCSLRSAVLNMVKAAFSAIDLDSHCGSHPRLGVVDHTCLYPLAFASLHDAAAIAKSLAADVGCGLQVPTFLYGAAHEEGRKLATIRRELGYFKPNSDGLWAGGMKSDSLPLKPDEGPAEASKAKGIVVIGATEWVDNYNIPIFSTDIAAVRNIAKQVSERGGGLPSVQAMALALDEGVIEVACNLQQPSKVGGKMVQQEVERLAESEGLGVGKGYFTSPSQEAMIERSRHILHYFTKLGDLLNFVA; encoded by the exons ATGTCAAAATTGGCTCTTGCTTGCTGCAAGGTTTACATATCTGAAAGCAGAAACAAGGCTGCGCTGGAGTCCATTGAACAAGCTGCCAAGCTCGTCCCTGAAGCACCCATTATCAACAAGTTCACGAATGAGGTTTACAATAGAGTTGGGTATACCCTTGTTTCCAAGCTCCCATCAAAGCCATCTATAAAGCCATGTTCTCTGAGAAGTGCAGTCCTGAACATGGTTAAGGCTGCATTTTCGGCAATCGACTTGGACTCGCATTGTGGCAGCCACCCACGACTCGGAGTTGTAGATCATACATGCTTATATCCTTTGGCCTTTGCTTCCTTGCACGATGCAGCTGCAATTGCAAAATCTTTGGCTGCTGATGTTGGATGTGGTCTGCAAG TCCCAACATTTCTATATGGAGCGGCTCATGAAGAGGGAAGGAAGCTAGCAACGATCCGAAGAGAGCTGGGTTATTTCAAGCCAAATTCTGATGGCTTATGGGCTGGAGGGATGAAATCAGATTCATTGCCACTAAAGCCAGATGAGGGTCCAGCTGAAGCAAGTAAAGCAAAAGGCATCGTCGTGATAGGAGCAACAGAGTGGGTTGATAACTACAACATCCCGATCTTCTCTACCGATATCGCCGCTGTTCGTAACATTGCAAAACAAGTCAGTGAGAGAGGAGGTGGGCTTCCTTCAGTTCAAGCAATGGCCCTTGCTCTTGATGAAGGTGTGATTGAGGTGGCTTGTAATTTGCAACAACCAAGTAAAGTGGGAGGAAAAATGGTTCAGCAGGAGGTTGAACGGCTTGCAGAAAGTGAGGGATTAGGTGTGGGGAAAGGTTACTTCACAAGCCCCTCGCAAGAGGCTATGATAGAAAG ATCTCGACATATTCTacattattttacaaaattgggggatttattgaattttgtgGCCTAA
- the LOC111794914 gene encoding formimidoyltransferase-cyclodeaminase-like isoform X3, which translates to MSKLALACCKVYISESRNKAALESIEQAAKLVPEAPIINKFTNEVYNRVGYTLVSKLPSKPSIKPCSLRSAVLNMVKAAFSAIDLDSHCGSHPRLGVVDHTCLYPLAFASLHDAAAIAKSLAADVGCGLQVPTFLYGAAHEEGRKLATIRRELGYFKPNSDGLWAGGMKSDSLPLKPDEGPAEASKAKGIVVIGATEWVDNYNIPIFSTDIAAVRNIAKQVSERGGGLPSVQAMALALDEGVIEVACNLQQPSKVGGKMVQQEVERLAESEGLGVGKGYFTSPSQEAMIERYLKLLSTM; encoded by the exons ATGTCAAAATTGGCTCTTGCTTGCTGCAAGGTTTACATATCTGAAAGCAGAAACAAGGCTGCGCTGGAGTCCATTGAACAAGCTGCCAAGCTCGTCCCTGAAGCACCCATTATCAACAAGTTCACGAATGAGGTTTACAATAGAGTTGGGTATACCCTTGTTTCCAAGCTCCCATCAAAGCCATCTATAAAGCCATGTTCTCTGAGAAGTGCAGTCCTGAACATGGTTAAGGCTGCATTTTCGGCAATCGACTTGGACTCGCATTGTGGCAGCCACCCACGACTCGGAGTTGTAGATCATACATGCTTATATCCTTTGGCCTTTGCTTCCTTGCACGATGCAGCTGCAATTGCAAAATCTTTGGCTGCTGATGTTGGATGTGGTCTGCAAG TCCCAACATTTCTATATGGAGCGGCTCATGAAGAGGGAAGGAAGCTAGCAACGATCCGAAGAGAGCTGGGTTATTTCAAGCCAAATTCTGATGGCTTATGGGCTGGAGGGATGAAATCAGATTCATTGCCACTAAAGCCAGATGAGGGTCCAGCTGAAGCAAGTAAAGCAAAAGGCATCGTCGTGATAGGAGCAACAGAGTGGGTTGATAACTACAACATCCCGATCTTCTCTACCGATATCGCCGCTGTTCGTAACATTGCAAAACAAGTCAGTGAGAGAGGAGGTGGGCTTCCTTCAGTTCAAGCAATGGCCCTTGCTCTTGATGAAGGTGTGATTGAGGTGGCTTGTAATTTGCAACAACCAAGTAAAGTGGGAGGAAAAATGGTTCAGCAGGAGGTTGAACGGCTTGCAGAAAGTGAGGGATTAGGTGTGGGGAAAGGTTACTTCACAAGCCCCTCGCAAGAGGCTATGATAGAAAGGTACCTCAAACTTCTTTCTACTATGTAA